A genome region from Anopheles stephensi strain Indian chromosome 2, UCI_ANSTEP_V1.0, whole genome shotgun sequence includes the following:
- the LOC118505918 gene encoding dynactin subunit 2, with protein MADPKFQYLPYIAHDQPDVYETPDVNEAETSDYDEDEPVNDAIERLHISTKDSIGKFRGKYLTGDVDFSDGIGRKNRLGYDARSMEYELAGEGERETPLQRCHRLKCEMNELMEEIEASRADTGRTAEEKASYETVFGVVSTAKKVLESLKLEQVIGSEVVAGGGDAEAKKLIAQIEEYKKTGAVTSSDPKLVANELMQSARVAQLEHRLHQLEVAVGAKPERISRLAGTTGTGNLIEAVQNISAKAALLQPSQLDTVEQRLNNLLQQMNSIQEKSNATGQDPNREQKILELYEIAKSTEPIVQILPDMLHRMQTLESLHKYATNFSKLFAELETTQASILNGVAANKTLLTGVQEAFAQNLENVNKEVKKLEERMTKLQQTIK; from the exons ATGGCAGACCCAAAGTTCCAATATTTGCCTTACATC GCTCACGACCAACCCGACGTGTACGAGACACCGGACGTGAACGAAGCCGAAACGTCCGATTACGACGAGGACGAACCCGTAAACGATGCGATCGAGCGGCTGCACATCTCCACCAAGGATTCGATCGGGAAGTTCCGGGGCAAGTacctaacgggcgatgtggaCTTTTCCGATGGCATCGGTCGCAAGAATCGGCTCGGTTATGACGCACGCAGCATGGAGTACGAGCTGGCGGGTGAAGGTGAGCGGGAAACTCCTCTGCAGCGTTGCCATCGTCTCAAGTGCGAAATGAACGAGCTGATGGAAGAAATTGAAGCTTCCCGTGCGGATACGGGTCGGACGGCGGAGGAGAAAGCTTCGTACGAGACGGTGTTCGGGGTGGTGAGTACCGCGAAGAAGGTGCTGGAGAGTCTGAAGCTAGAGCAGGTCATCGGTAGCGAAGTGGTTGCCGGGGGCGGTGATGCGGAAGCCAAGAAACTAATCGCCCAGATCGAAGAGTACAAGAAGACGGGTGCCGTCACGAGCAGCGATCCGAAGCTGGTAGCGAACGAGCTGATGCAGAGTGCCCGCGTAGCACAACTGGAACATCGGCTGCACCAGCTGGAGGTGGCCGTCGGTGCAAAGCCGGAGCGTATCAGCCGGCTGGCGGGGACCACCGGTACGGGCAATCTGATCGAGGCGGTGCAGAACATATCGGCCAAGGCGGCACTGTTGCAACCGTCCCAGCTGGATACGGTCGAGCAGCGGTTGAACAATCTGCTGCAGCAGATGAACAGCATACAGGAGAAATCGAACGCCACGGGGCAGGATCCGAACCGGGAGCAAAAG ATCTTGGAGCTTTACGAAATAGCGAAAAGTACCGAACCGATCGTCCAGATCCTTCCCGATATGCTGCACCGTATGCAAACGCTGGAATCGTTGCACAAATACG CTACAAACTTTAGCAAACTGTTTGCCGAACTGGAAACCACGCAAGCATCCATCCTGAACGGTGTGGCCGCCAACAAAACGCTACTCACCGGCGTGCAGGAAGCTTTCGCCCAGAACCTAGAAAACGTCAACAAGGAGGTGAAGAAGCTCGAGGAACGCATGACCAAACTGCAGCAGACGATCAAGTAG
- the LOC118505916 gene encoding mitoguardin — protein sequence MSVSKYLPIHVSTSHKIIILSVSAGVALLGALAAYLGRRRTPLPQQRRIRKPCNRRTRNSVRSPNDIMSVAGSKVSARSYSPSGSVHAISDRMSLASGSLVAAGGGTVGAMGTMTLLGNTTPLTPQQLGVMGMEALENVVSYWEDALAGRNDLMDIPGRAANADQDEFCRELQNLLDAAYNLQEQGELLFLDERSVLYRDDERKAITAGGEHGLTNGHRSGSDPNFDSAESFASALDQVADLREFDDTESFMDLERYPLYSSALETMDEQQIPYRTLRTDMVGCASDTEYLAKLHCIRLAFKLLFKDPKNGRWVADTGRQILTDLLCLGDKDPKDFLVAYESMLEFLQNPSNWNDIELELESRNVKAMTFYDVVLDFIILDAFRDLDAPPNSVLAVINNRFLSNGFKESALATAVWSVLKAKKRMLKFPNGFMAHFYCITEQLSPLMVWGFFGPNESLKEVCQYFKDETIGFLCDIYSFQKCRYTTVDELAEDILENMRKRVNNIGVKFNQ from the exons ATGAGTGTGTCCAAGTATCTTCCCATCCATGTGTCCACCTCGCATAAA ATTATCATCTTATCGGTGTCGGCCGGTGTAGCGCTGCTGGGTGCACTCGCTGCTTACCTTGGCCGCCGGAGAACTCCACTGCCTCAGCAGCGCCGGATACGAAAACCCTGCAATAGACGCACACGCAACAGTGTACGCAGCCCGAACGATATCATGTCTGTGGCGGGTTCGAAAGTATCCGCCCGTTCGTACAGCCCGAGCGGCTCCGTACACGCTATCTCCGATCGGATGTCACTCGCTTCCGGTTCACTGGTAGCCGCCGGCGGTGGAACAGTTGGTGCGATGGGCACGATGACGCTTCTTGGCAATACGACCCCGCTTACACCGCAACAGCTCGGCGTCATGGGCATGGAAGCGCTCGAGAACGTCGTTAGCTACTGGGAAGATGCACTGGCCGGGCGTAACGATTTGATGGACATTCCGGGCCGTGCAGCGAACGCCGATCAGGATGAATTTTGCCGCGAGCTACAAAACCTTCTCGATGCGGCCTACAACCTACAGGAGCAGGGCGAACTGCTCTTCCTCGACGAGCGGTCCGTGCTTTACCGGGATGATGAGCGAAAGGCCATCACAGCCGGCGGTGAGCACGGTCTAACGAACGGTCACCGATCTGGATCGGATCCGAACTTTGATTCGGCCGAAAGCTTCGCTTCCGCCCTGGACCAGGTGGCCGATTTGCGCGAGTTCGATGACACGGAATCGTTTATGGACCTGGAACGATACCCGCTGTACTCGAGCGCGCTGGAAACGATGGACGAGCAGCAGATACCGTACCGAACGCTGCGCACCGATATGGTCGGCTGTGCGTCCGATACGGAGTACCTGGCCAAGCTGCACTGCATACGGTTAGCTTTTAAACTACTGTTTAAG GATCCCAAAAATGGTCGCTGGGTGGCCGACACCGGGCGCCAGATTCTCACCGATCTGCTCTGTCTCGGTGACAAGGATCCGAAGGATTTTCTCGTCGCGTACGAATCGATGCTAGAGTTCCTCCAGAACCCCAGCAACTGGAACGATATCGAGCTCGAGCTGGAATCGCGCAACGTTAAAGCGATGACGTTCTACGACGTCGTGCTAGACTTTATCATTCTCGATGCGTTCCGCGATCTGGACGCACCGCCCAACAGCGTCCTGGCCGTCATTAACAATCGCTTCCTGTCGAACGGCTTCAAAGAGTCCGCTCTGGCGACGGCCGTTTGGTCCGTGCTGAAGGCCAAGAAGCGTATGCTCAAGTTCCCGAACGGATTTATGGCCCACTTTTACTGCATCACCGAGCAGCTGTCGCCGCTGATGGTGTGGGGTTTCTTCGGGCCGAACGAAAGCCTTAAGGAGGTGTGCCAATACTTTAAGGACGAAACGATCGGCTTCCTGTGTGACATCTACAGCTTCCAGAAGTGTCGGTACACGACGGTTGACGAGCTGGCGGAAGACATTCTCGAAAACATGCGCAAACGAGTTAACAATATAGGCGTCAAGTTCAATCAGTAG